From Chryseobacterium salivictor, a single genomic window includes:
- a CDS encoding MFS transporter, with translation MSTNSNYSKQTNWGQFVPLVTVFFFWGFVAASNDILIPVFKKAFNLSQGQSQLVSVAFYVAYTVGSLIYMFISKAIKQDVVNKIGYKNGLILGLLISASGTLLFYPAANLGSFPLMITGLFILGLGFSLQQIVANPLAIEIGPTETGSQRLTMAGGINNLGTTIGPLIVAFAIFGSATASNTEASIESVKIPYMVLGGAFILVAILLKFSSLPQITPTITEDTDDVVPGEHRDSALKYPQLVLGMIAIFVYVGVEVSTASNLPAYMENSLGFSTKDIAPYVSLYWASLMIGRWTGAVEAFDITSGSKKILRFLAPYLAFGVFLLVNAIAQHDLSHFYIYGVIILVMIACDILSKGNPARMLLIFSSMGILSLITGMMTTGMISVYAFTSVGLFCSTLWPCIFALAINGLGKHTNQGSGFLIMMIMGGGIVSWLQGMLADYTNIHFSYIVGVICFAYLVFYALRVTKILKEQGISLDQVQKENAH, from the coding sequence ATGTCGACAAATTCTAATTATTCTAAACAAACCAATTGGGGGCAATTTGTACCTTTGGTAACTGTATTTTTCTTTTGGGGATTCGTTGCGGCGAGCAACGATATTTTGATCCCGGTATTTAAAAAAGCATTTAATCTTTCCCAAGGTCAAAGTCAGTTGGTTTCGGTGGCATTTTATGTCGCATATACAGTGGGATCACTGATTTATATGTTTATTTCTAAAGCCATAAAACAGGATGTAGTTAATAAAATCGGATATAAAAACGGTTTGATCTTAGGACTTCTCATCTCAGCATCGGGAACCTTACTGTTTTATCCGGCAGCAAATCTGGGTTCTTTTCCTTTAATGATTACAGGGTTATTTATTTTGGGACTGGGCTTTTCGCTACAACAGATTGTGGCCAACCCGCTGGCAATTGAAATTGGACCGACTGAAACGGGATCACAACGCCTTACCATGGCGGGAGGAATTAATAATTTGGGAACAACGATTGGACCATTAATCGTCGCATTTGCTATTTTCGGTTCGGCGACCGCTTCTAATACGGAAGCGAGTATAGAATCTGTAAAAATCCCTTATATGGTTCTGGGAGGCGCGTTCATTCTGGTCGCAATTTTATTGAAATTCTCATCACTTCCACAAATTACACCAACGATTACAGAAGATACAGACGATGTTGTTCCTGGTGAGCACAGAGATTCTGCTTTGAAATATCCGCAACTGGTATTAGGAATGATTGCCATTTTCGTCTATGTCGGCGTAGAAGTATCTACGGCAAGTAATTTGCCGGCCTACATGGAAAACTCACTAGGTTTTTCAACCAAAGATATTGCTCCGTACGTTTCCTTATACTGGGCATCTTTAATGATTGGCCGATGGACCGGTGCAGTTGAAGCGTTTGACATCACATCAGGTTCAAAAAAGATCTTAAGATTTTTAGCTCCCTATTTAGCATTTGGTGTTTTCCTTTTGGTCAATGCAATTGCACAGCATGATTTATCCCATTTCTATATTTATGGTGTGATTATTCTGGTAATGATTGCGTGCGATATCTTAAGCAAAGGAAATCCTGCAAGAATGCTGCTGATCTTTTCATCAATGGGAATACTGTCCTTAATCACCGGAATGATGACCACGGGAATGATCTCTGTATATGCCTTCACCAGTGTTGGATTATTTTGCTCCACCCTTTGGCCATGCATCTTTGCTTTGGCAATTAATGGATTGGGAAAACACACCAACCAAGGTTCTGGTTTTTTAATTATGATGATTATGGGTGGCGGTATCGTTTCCTGGCTGCAAGGAATGCTTGCTGATTACACGAATATTCACTTCAGTTATATCGTAGGTGTTATTTGCTTTGCCTATCTTGTATTCTATGCTTTGCGGGTAACGAAAATACTGAAAGAGCAGGGAATCAGTCTGGATCAAGTTCAAAAAGAAAATGCTCATTAA
- a CDS encoding HIT family protein, with protein MASIFTKIVQGEIPSYTIAEDEKHLAFLDSMPLVKGHCLVIPKQEIDLIFDMENDDFKNLWSFAQHVAKKMAKAYPERRVAVAVVGLEVPHAHIHLIPITKMEDMNFKNVRLKFSDEEYREAQQHIINS; from the coding sequence ATGGCTTCTATTTTTACAAAAATTGTACAGGGCGAAATTCCGTCTTACACGATTGCAGAAGATGAAAAGCATCTGGCTTTTCTTGATTCGATGCCTTTGGTTAAAGGCCATTGTCTGGTCATTCCCAAGCAGGAGATAGATCTTATTTTTGATATGGAAAATGACGATTTCAAAAACCTGTGGAGTTTTGCACAGCATGTTGCGAAAAAAATGGCGAAAGCATACCCCGAGCGCCGAGTCGCCGTTGCGGTGGTCGGATTAGAAGTTCCCCACGCCCACATTCATCTGATTCCGATTACTAAAATGGAAGATATGAACTTCAAAAATGTAAGATTGAAATTTTCTGATGAAGAGTATCGGGAAGCCCAACAGCATATCATTAATTCTTAA
- the clpX gene encoding ATP-dependent Clp protease ATP-binding subunit ClpX yields the protein MNSNQCSFCGKKRNEVQMLISGNNGFICEECIEQAHGIVKETSTAAGSVSTEKIEDLKKPKEIKEFLDQYVIGQDQAKKQLSVAVYNHYKRLLHAKDENREVEIEKSNVIMIGETGTGKTLLAKSIARELNVPFCIVDATILTEAGYVGEDVESILSRLLMVADYDVEKAEKGIVFIDEIDKIARKSDNPSITRDVSGEGVQQGLLKLLEGSIVNVPPQGGRKHPDQKYIQVNTQNILFIAGGAFDGIKEIIERRLNKQAIGFSAEKLNKIEEEEYILSQLNAIDLRKFGLIPELLGRFPIITYLDKLTKETMIRIMKEPKNSIVNQFVELFKMDGVQLEFTDEGLESIVEETMEKGLGARGLRGTTEKVLEDYMFNIAAQKKVVIDRENTLF from the coding sequence ATGAATTCAAACCAATGTTCTTTTTGTGGAAAAAAACGAAATGAAGTGCAAATGCTAATTTCTGGAAATAATGGTTTTATTTGTGAAGAATGCATCGAACAGGCACACGGCATCGTAAAGGAAACCAGCACAGCAGCTGGTTCTGTTTCTACAGAAAAGATAGAGGATTTAAAAAAGCCGAAAGAAATAAAAGAATTTCTGGATCAATATGTGATTGGACAGGATCAGGCAAAAAAGCAGTTGTCGGTCGCAGTCTATAATCATTATAAAAGGTTATTGCATGCAAAAGATGAAAACCGCGAGGTGGAAATCGAAAAATCAAATGTCATCATGATCGGTGAAACAGGTACGGGAAAAACGCTTTTGGCAAAGTCGATTGCAAGAGAATTGAATGTGCCTTTCTGTATTGTAGATGCAACTATTCTTACAGAGGCCGGTTATGTAGGAGAAGATGTTGAAAGTATTTTATCACGACTTTTAATGGTAGCTGATTATGACGTAGAAAAAGCAGAGAAAGGAATCGTTTTTATTGATGAGATCGATAAAATTGCTCGTAAATCTGATAATCCAAGTATTACCAGAGATGTTTCCGGTGAAGGAGTGCAACAGGGTTTACTAAAATTATTAGAAGGAAGCATCGTCAATGTTCCCCCGCAGGGAGGTAGAAAACATCCTGATCAAAAATACATCCAGGTTAATACCCAGAATATTCTGTTTATTGCCGGGGGTGCTTTTGATGGGATCAAAGAAATTATCGAGCGCAGGTTGAATAAACAGGCTATCGGTTTCAGTGCAGAAAAGCTAAATAAAATAGAGGAGGAAGAATATATCTTAAGCCAACTGAATGCCATTGATCTACGGAAGTTCGGTCTGATTCCTGAACTTTTAGGAAGATTTCCGATCATTACCTATTTGGATAAATTAACCAAAGAAACGATGATTCGGATTATGAAAGAGCCTAAGAACTCAATTGTGAATCAGTTTGTAGAACTGTTTAAAATGGATGGAGTCCAGTTGGAATTCACAGATGAGGGCCTTGAAAGTATTGTAGAAGAAACAATGGAAAAAGGTCTGGGAGCACGAGGACTTCGTGGGACTACTGAAAAAGTGCTGGAAGATTACATGTTCAATATTGCTGCTCAGAAAAAAGTGGTAATAGACCGTGAAAACACCCTTTTTTAG
- a CDS encoding lysophospholipid acyltransferase family protein, protein MTKVLNYIWRGWMVILGAVLTPILGIPVLLFSIKKEHYPYAYFFIRLWCFGMFYGMGFRYELINLTDKKMDKNRPYVFVSNHTSIMDVMLPCILMPHHPLCYVGKKELVKIPIFGTIYKRICVMVDRSSARSRADVYRRCAERMEEGQSIVIFPEGGVPDDTSVLLDSFKDGAFTLSSKHQSPIAVFTFVGLKEMFPFNYGKGHPGKVKVYFNDVLEPNQSAELLKAEAHQKIKNILKSSV, encoded by the coding sequence ATGACAAAAGTTTTGAATTATATCTGGCGAGGCTGGATGGTGATTTTAGGAGCCGTCCTGACCCCGATTCTGGGCATTCCTGTGTTGCTGTTCTCCATTAAAAAAGAACATTATCCGTATGCCTATTTTTTCATCCGTTTATGGTGCTTCGGGATGTTTTACGGAATGGGATTCCGCTATGAGCTGATCAACCTCACCGATAAAAAGATGGATAAAAATCGACCGTATGTTTTTGTCTCCAACCACACCTCTATTATGGATGTGATGCTGCCGTGTATTCTGATGCCGCACCATCCGCTGTGTTATGTCGGGAAAAAGGAATTGGTGAAGATTCCGATTTTTGGAACGATTTATAAAAGGATTTGTGTGATGGTCGACCGGTCTTCTGCCCGCAGCCGTGCAGATGTGTACCGCCGTTGCGCAGAAAGAATGGAAGAAGGACAAAGCATTGTCATCTTTCCGGAGGGCGGGGTTCCCGATGACACTTCGGTACTGCTGGATTCTTTTAAAGATGGTGCTTTTACACTTTCATCGAAACATCAGTCCCCGATTGCCGTATTCACATTTGTTGGTTTAAAGGAGATGTTTCCTTTCAATTATGGAAAAGGGCATCCGGGAAAAGTGAAAGTTTATTTCAATGATGTATTGGAACCCAATCAGTCTGCGGAATTGCTAAAAGCAGAAGCACACCAAAAGATCAAAAACATTTTGAAAAGCTCAGTTTGA
- a CDS encoding DUF3810 domain-containing protein produces the protein MLIKEGHIYNKKRFWAGVLLAQFVLFLILSKIDFAVGIFERIFEFQKRIHQHIFSIIPFSVGDIFYIFLLAIFLFFIFKIIKKRSRKRYSLKLLILLNILYFTYQIFWGMLYFQKPLLEKLPEKEINIEDVKTLSLEYLERCKKTRTLVQEDQNGVFIVSNNLPVKEEILKNQTQLPAYLNNKKGTRTRAFKSSLFKPVMSYTGILGYYNPFTAEAQYNAALPSTYIPFTLSHESAHQLGYAREQEANFIGFLIGRDSKNADLKYSTEYFVLKSLLNYLAEHDRKFAETILENYSIGMKRDRIAEKLFVKKHEGLFNVFFRFTNDLFLKSNQQEGSITYSYFIDLLIRYQ, from the coding sequence ATGCTCATTAAAGAGGGTCATATCTACAATAAAAAAAGATTTTGGGCAGGTGTATTACTTGCCCAATTTGTTTTGTTTTTAATTCTTTCAAAAATCGATTTTGCCGTCGGTATTTTTGAAAGAATTTTTGAATTTCAGAAAAGAATTCATCAACACATCTTTTCTATAATCCCTTTTTCTGTCGGTGATATATTCTATATTTTCTTATTGGCGATTTTTCTTTTTTTCATTTTTAAAATTATAAAAAAAAGAAGCCGGAAAAGATATTCTTTAAAATTATTAATTCTTCTTAACATTCTGTATTTCACCTATCAGATTTTTTGGGGAATGCTTTACTTCCAGAAACCGCTCTTAGAAAAATTACCGGAAAAAGAGATCAATATCGAGGACGTAAAAACCCTCAGCTTAGAATATCTTGAACGCTGCAAAAAAACAAGAACGCTGGTACAAGAAGATCAGAATGGAGTTTTCATTGTTTCAAACAATTTGCCTGTTAAAGAGGAAATACTGAAGAATCAGACTCAACTCCCCGCTTATTTAAATAACAAGAAAGGGACACGGACCCGGGCTTTCAAATCGAGTTTATTTAAACCGGTCATGAGCTATACCGGGATCTTAGGATACTACAATCCGTTTACAGCTGAAGCGCAGTATAACGCTGCCCTGCCCTCTACTTATATTCCTTTCACGCTGTCACATGAGAGCGCCCATCAATTGGGCTACGCAAGAGAACAGGAGGCCAATTTCATCGGTTTTTTAATTGGCAGGGATTCGAAAAATGCAGATCTAAAATACAGTACCGAATATTTTGTTTTGAAATCTTTGCTTAATTATCTGGCAGAACATGACCGGAAATTTGCTGAAACCATATTAGAAAACTATTCTATTGGAATGAAACGTGACCGGATTGCAGAAAAACTTTTCGTTAAAAAGCACGAAGGACTTTTTAATGTGTTTTTCAGATTCACCAATGATCTATTTCTGAAAAGCAACCAACAGGAAGGCAGCATAACCTATTCCTATTTCATCGATCTGCTTATCCGGTATCAGTAA
- a CDS encoding CCA tRNA nucleotidyltransferase → MNINLNQNKNLKLFKIISEVAGKNNQTVFIVGGYVRDLLMKRKTPTDIDFVTESNGIDLAKAVAHEINPKLKVSVFKNYGTAMFKHEGLDLEFVGARKESYAEHSRKPSVETGTLEDDQKRRDFTINALAISLNKENFGDLIDPFDGINDIKKKILRTPLEPSQTYSDDPLRMMRAIRFASTLNFKIEENSLKAIQQEAERIRIVSLERIMVEFNKIMLSEKPSLGLKLMEQTGLMQLIIPELTALKGIEEVEGQTHKDNFWHTLEVVDNICQNTGNLWLRWAALLHDIGKAPTKKFVDGTGWTFHGHEFLGSKMVKNIFYRLKLPLGADMKYVQKLVKLSSRPIALVDDGTSDSALRRLLFDAGEDLEDLFILNKADITTKNSSKQAKFKKNFEYVALKIKEVEEKDQVRNFQPPISGEEIMEMFNIQPGREIGILKEKVKEAILEGEIGNDKEEAKSFVIREGELLGLILQ, encoded by the coding sequence ATGAACATCAATCTCAATCAAAATAAAAATCTGAAACTCTTTAAAATTATTTCAGAAGTTGCCGGGAAAAACAACCAAACGGTTTTTATTGTTGGCGGTTATGTGCGGGATTTATTGATGAAAAGAAAAACACCCACTGACATTGATTTTGTTACAGAAAGCAACGGAATCGATTTAGCAAAAGCTGTTGCACACGAAATTAATCCCAAACTGAAAGTTTCTGTATTCAAAAATTACGGCACTGCAATGTTCAAACATGAAGGACTGGATTTGGAATTCGTAGGTGCCCGCAAAGAAAGTTATGCTGAGCATTCCCGAAAGCCTTCTGTAGAAACCGGGACTTTGGAAGACGACCAGAAACGCAGGGATTTTACCATTAATGCCTTGGCGATTTCTTTAAATAAAGAAAACTTCGGTGACCTGATCGATCCTTTTGACGGAATTAATGATATTAAGAAAAAAATCCTCCGTACTCCCCTTGAACCCAGCCAAACGTACTCAGACGATCCTTTGCGGATGATGCGCGCGATTCGGTTTGCATCCACCTTAAATTTCAAAATTGAAGAAAATTCTCTGAAAGCCATTCAGCAGGAAGCAGAAAGAATAAGAATTGTTTCGCTGGAACGCATCATGGTGGAATTCAATAAAATTATGCTTTCCGAAAAACCTTCTCTGGGGTTGAAATTAATGGAACAAACCGGTCTAATGCAACTCATCATTCCTGAACTTACCGCATTGAAAGGAATTGAAGAAGTAGAAGGACAAACGCACAAAGACAATTTCTGGCATACGCTGGAAGTCGTTGACAACATTTGCCAGAATACAGGAAATCTTTGGCTTCGCTGGGCAGCATTGCTCCACGATATCGGAAAAGCGCCAACCAAAAAATTTGTTGACGGAACGGGCTGGACTTTTCACGGCCACGAATTCTTAGGATCAAAAATGGTGAAAAATATTTTTTACCGGTTAAAACTTCCGCTCGGAGCCGACATGAAATATGTTCAGAAATTAGTGAAGTTATCCTCGAGACCTATTGCGCTGGTTGATGATGGAACTTCTGATTCGGCGCTGCGTAGACTTTTGTTTGATGCCGGCGAAGATCTGGAAGATTTGTTTATTCTGAACAAAGCCGATATTACCACCAAGAATTCTTCAAAACAGGCAAAGTTTAAAAAGAATTTCGAATATGTTGCTTTGAAAATTAAAGAAGTTGAAGAAAAAGATCAGGTTCGGAATTTTCAGCCACCCATTTCAGGTGAAGAAATTATGGAAATGTTTAATATTCAGCCCGGCAGAGAAATTGGGATTTTAAAAGAGAAAGTAAAAGAAGCCATTCTGGAAGGCGAAATCGGAAACGATAAAGAAGAAGCGAAAAGTTTCGTGATTCGCGAAGGGGAATTATTAGGATTAATTCTGCAATAA
- a CDS encoding TlpA family protein disulfide reductase: protein MKKVIFILSLLAVNSYEAQFKINVEVPSSFTPKEVYLYTLNGSKDVLNSKEIKKGNSWQINVSKPYSGMMKLYFPETNASINFISENKDVKMKFETEKDKIVNIDYIDEANYVMDQMQDIQKKKEYILPALYQIKEYYKTKSDFATALNNEVLRLSNAAPDLSKFPFVAYYGSNYNKFLEKNANKSAVTHDQIIDFLTKSNELLESSSLLRPILVAYLNAGSSASLSADVDKMLKAVNVETPRGQTVLSELIEIFDTYAMQDLKDKYLTEAKNLKCTINERLKNTIETNINTEIGATFPNYVFNRASNTKAKSIYDVKADKKIIVFWASTCSHCEAELPKIIEKYSAIKGLKGEVIAFSLDSDALAYENKAKMLPWINDSELKGWNSSFSDTYNVHATPSYYILDGHNKIIAKPDHAADVISYLKLN from the coding sequence ATGAAAAAAGTAATATTTATCTTGAGTTTGTTGGCTGTAAATTCTTATGAAGCGCAGTTTAAAATCAATGTAGAAGTCCCATCTTCCTTTACTCCCAAAGAAGTGTATCTCTATACGCTGAATGGTTCCAAAGATGTCCTGAACAGCAAGGAGATAAAGAAAGGCAATTCATGGCAGATCAATGTCAGTAAACCCTATTCCGGGATGATGAAGCTGTATTTCCCGGAGACGAACGCATCCATTAATTTTATCTCAGAAAATAAGGATGTTAAAATGAAATTTGAAACTGAGAAAGATAAAATCGTGAATATTGATTATATAGACGAAGCAAATTATGTGATGGATCAAATGCAGGATATTCAGAAAAAGAAAGAATATATTTTGCCGGCCTTATATCAAATTAAAGAGTATTACAAAACTAAGAGTGATTTTGCCACGGCCCTCAACAATGAAGTTCTCCGTCTCTCCAATGCTGCGCCAGATCTTAGCAAGTTCCCGTTTGTAGCATATTACGGAAGCAACTATAATAAGTTTTTGGAAAAAAATGCCAATAAGAGCGCTGTTACTCATGACCAAATTATCGATTTTTTGACAAAATCAAATGAATTGCTGGAGAGTTCATCTTTATTGAGGCCTATTCTGGTTGCTTATTTAAATGCCGGTTCCAGTGCCAGCCTATCTGCAGATGTAGATAAGATGTTAAAGGCCGTAAATGTAGAAACTCCCCGCGGACAAACAGTTCTTTCTGAACTTATTGAGATTTTTGATACTTATGCAATGCAGGATTTAAAAGACAAATACCTTACCGAAGCGAAGAATTTGAAATGTACAATTAACGAAAGATTAAAGAATACTATTGAAACAAATATTAATACAGAAATTGGAGCAACATTTCCCAATTATGTTTTCAATAGAGCATCGAATACCAAAGCCAAATCCATTTATGATGTAAAGGCGGATAAGAAAATTATTGTTTTCTGGGCTTCAACATGCTCCCATTGCGAAGCAGAATTACCCAAGATTATCGAGAAATATAGCGCAATTAAAGGGTTGAAGGGTGAAGTTATCGCTTTTTCTTTGGACAGTGATGCCCTGGCGTACGAAAATAAAGCTAAAATGCTTCCCTGGATTAATGATTCTGAATTGAAAGGTTGGAATAGTTCATTCTCAGACACTTATAATGTCCACGCAACTCCTAGCTATTATATATTGGATGGTCACAATAAAATTATTGCCAAGCCGGATCATGCTGCAGATGTAATTTCTTATTTAAAGTTAAATTAA
- a CDS encoding GtrA family protein, protein MKELLLKQKQVLLFVIAGGLSAVIEIGSFKIFSVYLPLIFSGENNYYGIHFPLSNIFSTSCGIITNYFLSIWFVFERGKHSKRKEFAYFMFVSFFSTLLSLTFFQLFFRFAFKENIDVGFFVISQAVISKTAAILLVSVLNYSVKKKVIFNG, encoded by the coding sequence ATGAAGGAACTTTTACTCAAACAAAAACAAGTATTACTTTTCGTGATCGCGGGAGGGCTCAGTGCTGTCATAGAAATCGGTTCATTTAAAATATTCAGCGTATATCTGCCGTTGATTTTTTCCGGAGAAAATAATTATTACGGGATCCATTTCCCACTAAGCAATATATTTTCAACGAGTTGCGGAATTATCACTAATTATTTCCTGAGCATCTGGTTTGTTTTTGAGCGCGGCAAACATTCAAAACGCAAGGAATTTGCTTACTTTATGTTTGTTTCTTTTTTCTCAACTTTGCTGAGTTTAACTTTCTTCCAGCTTTTCTTTAGATTTGCGTTCAAAGAGAATATCGATGTAGGATTCTTCGTTATCAGCCAGGCGGTTATAAGTAAAACAGCAGCGATTCTGTTGGTTTCTGTCTTGAATTACTCGGTGAAGAAAAAAGTGATTTTCAATGGTTAA
- a CDS encoding T9SS type A sorting domain-containing protein: MIGFLALSVTLGAQIVCHVDTDGVLYVGKGSLFYNGGGLQMKGNAVFENHGNVMVVGNGTTDVFKTIDAAGADKVETNGGGNFINKLNEPTAYASTNSINPTTPPVYTYGQLFISGIIQSNIKGIVDQEYRQVSHGAYQQIGMPFYSKSASTLNSELGKFFNTVRRSENEILRWNNSRVVFDNLPNLSFKLGEDTKAFTYFSLGGKALDVSSLTRTLKGRPVADVLDADKKITLENAGEGMFFGVGGSGINEYGGRYNTYLQDGFHIASGGTAWNGDFGKNIYQFGNPYLTNLDLSQIAIAEANGDGNNLSNIYGVRLEVSGVQFKPNEVGGSTSYKAITFNTGVATGDVDYQVIRPMGTFVIKLNDNIAKPILDFSTLRRFKYHPRSATTPYTVTAAKGAGNTSTVKQLGIIGLDANGNEVERTYYVVGETTVSGNSTQVKAQIGAQGDQLFGTFEEDPINGGYDNNNVSYWLYLNEANENDFKGKNIKMVNYNSNIVSFKFEIRENAELVNDATHLLSQGEGFYYRKETESTAHPIIQNAIVNSVPGNYQNGVEYNIYYGKPQSIALGTDTSLKKSSTIVVFSPENDNYFVIFDKTWKNADIQVYDMSGKLVHDASKVSAAGRYELPLQRTSAGYIVQITSEKGEKVVTKILR; this comes from the coding sequence ATGATAGGCTTTTTGGCGTTGAGCGTAACTCTCGGAGCCCAAATTGTTTGCCATGTAGACACTGACGGGGTTCTCTACGTCGGTAAAGGTTCGTTGTTTTATAATGGCGGTGGTCTTCAGATGAAAGGAAATGCTGTTTTCGAAAACCACGGAAACGTTATGGTAGTTGGAAACGGTACGACAGATGTTTTTAAAACAATCGATGCTGCTGGGGCGGATAAAGTTGAAACGAATGGAGGAGGTAACTTTATTAATAAATTGAATGAGCCAACTGCCTATGCATCAACTAATTCTATTAATCCCACTACGCCGCCCGTTTACACCTATGGGCAGTTATTTATTTCTGGTATCATTCAAAGTAATATTAAAGGTATTGTTGATCAGGAATATCGGCAGGTAAGTCATGGTGCTTACCAGCAGATAGGTATGCCATTTTACAGTAAATCAGCGTCAACTTTAAATTCCGAATTAGGAAAATTTTTTAATACGGTAAGAAGATCAGAAAATGAAATTTTACGTTGGAACAACAGTAGAGTTGTATTTGATAACCTGCCCAATTTGAGTTTTAAACTTGGTGAAGATACAAAAGCGTTTACCTATTTTAGTTTAGGAGGAAAAGCATTGGATGTTTCTTCACTCACAAGAACTTTAAAAGGTAGACCGGTTGCAGATGTTCTTGATGCCGATAAAAAAATAACACTCGAAAACGCAGGAGAAGGTATGTTCTTCGGTGTTGGTGGAAGCGGAATCAACGAATACGGTGGAAGATATAATACCTATTTACAGGATGGGTTCCATATTGCCAGTGGCGGTACAGCATGGAATGGTGATTTTGGTAAAAACATTTATCAGTTTGGCAATCCTTATCTGACTAATTTAGATTTGTCTCAGATCGCTATCGCCGAAGCGAATGGTGACGGTAACAATCTCAGCAATATTTACGGAGTGCGATTAGAGGTTTCAGGAGTGCAATTTAAGCCCAATGAAGTTGGTGGATCAACTTCATATAAAGCAATAACCTTTAATACAGGAGTTGCAACTGGTGATGTAGATTACCAGGTTATCCGCCCAATGGGTACTTTTGTTATAAAATTAAATGACAATATAGCTAAGCCCATTCTCGATTTTTCTACCTTGAGAAGGTTTAAATATCATCCAAGATCAGCAACTACACCATACACTGTTACGGCGGCAAAAGGAGCAGGTAATACCTCTACGGTTAAGCAACTTGGTATTATTGGTCTAGATGCAAATGGTAATGAAGTTGAAAGAACTTATTATGTTGTAGGAGAGACTACTGTATCAGGTAATTCCACCCAGGTGAAAGCTCAGATTGGAGCGCAGGGCGATCAACTTTTTGGCACTTTTGAAGAGGATCCAATCAATGGTGGATATGATAACAATAATGTTTCCTACTGGTTGTATCTTAACGAAGCAAACGAAAATGATTTCAAAGGGAAAAATATTAAAATGGTGAATTACAATTCAAATATTGTAAGTTTCAAATTTGAAATTAGAGAAAATGCTGAGTTGGTTAATGACGCAACTCATTTATTATCGCAGGGAGAGGGCTTTTATTATAGAAAAGAAACCGAATCCACAGCGCACCCCATCATACAGAATGCAATCGTAAACAGCGTTCCGGGAAATTATCAAAATGGGGTAGAATATAATATTTATTATGGTAAGCCCCAAAGCATTGCGTTGGGTACGGATACCAGTTTGAAAAAAAGCAGCACCATTGTAGTCTTCAGTCCAGAGAATGACAACTATTTTGTAATCTTTGATAAAACATGGAAAAATGCAGATATTCAAGTGTATGATATGAGTGGAAAACTTGTACATGATGCTTCTAAAGTTTCAGCGGCAGGTCGTTATGAATTGCCTCTTCAAAGAACTTCTGCGGGTTATATAGTACAGATCACTTCAGAGAAAGGTGAGAAAGTAGTAACCAAAATCCTAAGATAA
- the greA gene encoding transcription elongation factor GreA: MASYVTKVGLDKMKAELEQLETIERPKITAQIAEARDKGDLSENAEYDAAKEAQGMLEMKISKLKNLIVNGKVIDETQLDTSKVSILTTVRLKNNTTKGEQKFTLVPDNESDLKLGKISVNTPIAKGLLGKVVGDNAEILLPNGNKLSFEVLEIYLG; encoded by the coding sequence ATGGCAAGTTACGTCACCAAAGTAGGATTGGATAAAATGAAAGCTGAACTGGAGCAACTGGAAACCATTGAAAGACCAAAAATCACCGCACAAATTGCTGAGGCCAGAGATAAGGGCGATCTTTCTGAAAATGCAGAATACGATGCTGCGAAAGAAGCGCAGGGAATGTTGGAGATGAAAATTTCTAAACTCAAGAACCTTATTGTAAACGGAAAGGTAATCGATGAAACACAACTGGATACTTCAAAAGTTTCGATTCTGACGACCGTACGTCTTAAAAATAATACCACCAAAGGAGAGCAGAAATTCACTTTGGTTCCCGATAATGAAAGCGATTTGAAATTGGGGAAAATTTCAGTGAATACTCCTATTGCGAAAGGTTTATTAGGGAAAGTAGTAGGCGATAATGCTGAAATTCTTTTGCCAAACGGTAATAAACTATCTTTTGAAGTATTAGAAATCTATTTGGGATAA
- a CDS encoding signal peptidase yields MMKNIVKTFVTAFILLGSFLLNAQTPPPPGGGTGGTTPETAAAPIDMYIFILAAAAILFIVLYAKRVHRKQIV; encoded by the coding sequence ATGATGAAAAATATAGTTAAGACATTCGTAACCGCTTTTATTTTGCTTGGCAGTTTTTTATTAAATGCCCAGACACCACCTCCACCAGGTGGCGGTACTGGAGGAACAACCCCCGAAACAGCGGCAGCACCAATCGATATGTACATTTTTATTTTAGCAGCAGCAGCGATTTTATTTATTGTTCTTTATGCTAAAAGAGTACACAGAAAACAAATAGTATAA